A DNA window from Corvus hawaiiensis isolate bCorHaw1 chromosome 11, bCorHaw1.pri.cur, whole genome shotgun sequence contains the following coding sequences:
- the TRH gene encoding thyrotropin releasing hormone: MPSIQLSLLLLCLTLCGVCFNGGHLLPEESENMGRSPLDDILQRSESLILQSVLKKAEKEEEINKESNAPLLQWLSKRQHPGKKYLSNLEKRQHPGKRDVEKDTSYGDIQKRQHPGKRDIDDLGIYLELKRQQPPGRKSLLDQFANSPRAQLTYMNELSKREHRGRRYPMYKHQHPSERGWNYEVDLYGEKHQHPGKRHWNSDSSDDTGPCNLQGSFTCHKGSLLLDLVEDVNRDRVEEKRQHPGKRSAWESETEE, encoded by the exons ATGCCATCTATCCAGCTGTCACTGCTACTCCTCTGCTTGACCTTGTGTGGTGTTTGCTTCAATGGGGGACATCTCCTTCCAGAGGAGAGTGAGAACATGGGAAGAAGTCCCCTGGATGACATCCTTCAGAGATCTGAAAGCCTCATTCTTCAGTCTGTCCTCAAGAAagctgaaaaggaagaagagattaATAAAG AATCAAATGCCCCTCTGCTACAATGGCTTTCCAAAAGACAACACCCTGGGAAAAAGTACCTAagcaacctggagaagagacagcATCCTGGAAAAAGAGATGTTGAGAAAGACACATCTTATGGAGACATTCAGAAGAGGCAGCATCCAGGAAAAAGAGACATAGATGACCTTGGTATCTATCTGGAGCTGAAAAGGCAACAGCCTCCTGGCAGAAAGTCACTGTTGGATCAGTTTGCTAACAGCCCTAGGGCACAGCTAACCTACATGAATGAGTTATCCAAAAGAGAACATCGAGGCAGAAGATATCCTATGTACAAGCACCAGCATCCCAGCGAAAGAGGCTGGAATTATGAGGTAGACCTATATGGTGAGAAACACCAGCATCCTGGAAAAAGGCACTGGAATTCTGACAGCTCAGATGATACAGGCCCCTGCAACCTTCAGGGGTCATTTACCTGTCACAAAGGCAGCTTGTTGCTTGATTTAGTAGAAGATGTTAACAGAGACAGGGTAGAAGAAAAGCGTCAGCACCCAGGAAAGAGATCAGCATGGGAGAGTGAAACAGaggaataa